A window from Cellulomonas sp. C5510 encodes these proteins:
- the leuS gene encoding leucine--tRNA ligase, which yields MTSHASAQPDSVPTTGQDVPFRYTADLAREIELRWQDEWVERGTFFAANPTGALTDGEGASARPDARPFFVMDMFPYPSGAGLHVGHPLGYIATDVVARFRRMQGDNVLHALGYDAFGLPAEQYAVQTGQHPRTTTEANIEIMARQLKRLGVAHDPRRTFATIDPDYVRWTQWIFLQIFGSWYDEDAERPDGGRGAARPVATLVAAYEAGRALPEGVDGVPEGATWAELDEVQRRRVVDSQRLAYVSETPVNWCPGLGTVLANEEVTSEGRSERGNFPVFQRTLRQWNMRITAYADRLADDLSLIDWPEKVTAMQRNWIGRSEGAHVDFEVTDADEPLTVFTTRPDTLFGATYVVLAPEHPLVDAIVAASEPAWDEDVPESWRGGAASPAEAVASYRREAAAKSAVERQADAGRKTGVFTGGYALNPVNGAQLPVFIADYVLMGYGTGAIMAVPGGDTRDFAFAEAFGLPVVHTVQPPEGHEGAWTGDGEIINSSNDEISLDGLSVAEAKTRIVDWLAERGAGSRTTTYRLRDWLFSRQRYWGEPFPIVYDENDLPIAIPEQSLPVDLPDVPDYAPRTFDPEDADSSPEAPLSRNDDWVDVTLDLGDGPKVYRRDTNTMPNWAGSCWYYLHYLDPQHATDQVVDPALEQYWMGPGHNPGDTHGAGGVDLYVGGVEHAVLHLLYARFWHKVLYDLGHVSSREPFYRLFNQGYIQAYAYTDARGVYVPAAEVVEDESVASGFTWNGEEVHREYGKIGKSLKNAVSPDEMYAEYGADTLRVYEMSMGPLDLSRPWETRAVVGAQRFLQRVWRNVVSEETGEVTVADAEPTVETLRVLHRTIAEVREDMAGMRINTAIAKLIVLNNHLTSLPAVPRSVAEQLVLMTAPVAPHLAEELWSRLGHERSLAHEPFPVVDPQYLVEETVTCVFQVQGKVRGRAEVSPDADDASLRELALADAGVQRALAGRDVRTVVVRAPKLVNVVPA from the coding sequence GTGACCTCGCACGCCTCAGCCCAGCCCGACTCCGTCCCCACCACCGGCCAGGACGTGCCGTTCCGCTACACCGCCGACCTCGCACGCGAGATCGAGCTCCGGTGGCAGGACGAGTGGGTGGAGCGCGGCACGTTCTTCGCGGCGAACCCCACCGGGGCGCTGACGGACGGCGAGGGAGCGTCGGCACGCCCGGACGCCCGCCCGTTCTTCGTCATGGACATGTTCCCGTACCCGTCGGGGGCGGGCCTGCACGTCGGGCACCCCCTGGGGTACATCGCGACCGACGTCGTCGCGCGGTTCCGCCGGATGCAGGGCGACAACGTGCTGCACGCCCTGGGGTACGACGCGTTCGGGCTCCCGGCGGAGCAGTACGCGGTGCAGACCGGTCAGCACCCGCGCACCACGACCGAGGCGAACATCGAGATCATGGCGCGCCAGCTGAAGCGCCTGGGTGTCGCCCACGACCCGCGTCGCACGTTCGCCACGATCGACCCGGACTACGTGCGCTGGACGCAGTGGATCTTCCTGCAGATCTTCGGCTCCTGGTACGACGAGGACGCCGAGCGGCCCGACGGCGGACGGGGGGCCGCGCGCCCGGTCGCGACCCTGGTCGCGGCCTACGAGGCGGGCCGGGCCCTCCCCGAGGGCGTCGACGGGGTGCCCGAGGGGGCGACGTGGGCCGAGCTGGACGAGGTGCAGCGGCGCCGGGTCGTCGACTCCCAGCGGCTGGCGTACGTCTCCGAGACCCCGGTGAACTGGTGCCCGGGCCTGGGCACCGTGCTGGCCAACGAGGAGGTCACCTCCGAGGGCCGGTCCGAGCGCGGCAACTTCCCGGTGTTCCAGCGCACGCTGCGGCAGTGGAACATGCGGATCACCGCGTACGCCGACCGCCTGGCCGACGACCTGTCGCTGATCGACTGGCCGGAGAAGGTCACCGCGATGCAGCGGAACTGGATCGGTCGTTCGGAGGGCGCGCACGTCGACTTCGAGGTGACCGACGCCGACGAGCCGCTGACCGTGTTCACCACCCGACCCGACACGCTGTTCGGCGCGACCTACGTCGTGCTGGCGCCCGAGCACCCGCTGGTCGACGCGATCGTCGCCGCGTCCGAGCCCGCCTGGGACGAGGACGTGCCGGAGTCCTGGCGAGGCGGTGCGGCGTCCCCGGCGGAGGCCGTCGCGTCCTACCGTCGCGAGGCCGCCGCGAAGTCGGCCGTCGAGCGCCAGGCCGACGCCGGCCGCAAGACCGGCGTGTTCACCGGCGGCTACGCCCTGAACCCGGTCAACGGCGCCCAGCTGCCCGTGTTCATCGCCGACTACGTCCTGATGGGCTACGGCACCGGCGCGATCATGGCGGTGCCCGGCGGCGACACCCGCGACTTCGCGTTCGCCGAGGCGTTCGGCCTGCCGGTCGTCCACACCGTGCAGCCGCCGGAGGGCCACGAGGGCGCCTGGACCGGCGACGGCGAGATCATCAACTCGTCGAACGACGAGATCAGCCTGGACGGGCTGTCCGTCGCCGAGGCCAAGACGCGGATCGTCGACTGGCTGGCCGAGCGCGGCGCCGGGTCCCGCACGACCACCTACCGGCTGCGCGACTGGCTGTTCAGCCGCCAGCGGTACTGGGGCGAGCCGTTCCCGATCGTCTACGACGAGAACGACCTGCCGATCGCGATCCCGGAGCAGTCGCTGCCCGTCGACCTGCCGGACGTGCCGGACTACGCGCCCCGCACGTTCGACCCCGAGGACGCGGACTCCTCCCCGGAGGCGCCGCTGAGCCGCAACGACGACTGGGTGGACGTCACGCTGGACCTGGGCGACGGCCCGAAGGTCTACCGCCGCGACACCAACACCATGCCGAACTGGGCCGGCTCGTGCTGGTACTACCTGCACTACCTGGACCCCCAGCACGCGACCGACCAGGTCGTCGACCCGGCGCTCGAGCAGTACTGGATGGGCCCGGGCCACAATCCTGGCGACACCCACGGCGCGGGCGGCGTCGACCTGTACGTCGGCGGCGTCGAGCACGCCGTGCTGCACCTGCTGTACGCCCGGTTCTGGCACAAGGTGCTGTACGACCTGGGCCACGTCTCCAGCCGTGAGCCGTTCTACAGGCTGTTCAACCAGGGCTACATCCAGGCCTACGCCTACACCGACGCGCGCGGGGTGTACGTGCCGGCCGCCGAGGTGGTCGAGGACGAGTCCGTCGCGTCCGGGTTCACCTGGAACGGCGAGGAGGTCCACCGTGAGTACGGCAAGATCGGCAAGTCGCTGAAGAACGCCGTCTCCCCGGACGAGATGTACGCCGAGTACGGCGCGGACACGCTGCGGGTCTACGAGATGTCGATGGGCCCGCTGGACCTGTCCCGCCCGTGGGAGACCCGGGCGGTCGTCGGCGCGCAGCGCTTCCTGCAGCGTGTCTGGCGCAACGTGGTCTCGGAGGAGACCGGTGAGGTCACCGTGGCCGACGCCGAGCCGACGGTCGAGACGCTCCGGGTGCTGCACCGCACGATCGCCGAGGTCCGCGAGGACATGGCAGGCATGCGGATCAACACCGCGATCGCCAAGCTGATCGTCCTCAACAACCACCTCACGTCGCTGCCCGCCGTGCCGCGGTCCGTCGCCGAGCAGCTGGTGCTCATGACCGCGCCCGTCGCGCCGCACCTGGCGGAGGAGCTGTGGTCCCGCCTCGGGCACGAGCGCTCGCTGGCGCACGAGCCGTTCCCGGTCGTCGACCCGCAGTACCTGGTGGAGGAGACGGTCACCTGCGTGTTCCAGGTGCAGGGCAAGGTCCGCGGCCGGGCTGAGGTCAGCCCGGACGCGGACGACGCCTCGCTGCGCGAGCTGGCTCTCGCCGACGCCGGCGTGCAGCGCGCGCTCGCCGGCCGTGACGTGCGCACCGTGGTCGTGCGCGCGCCGAAGCTCGTCAACGTGGTCCCGGCCTGA
- a CDS encoding maleylpyruvate isomerase family mycothiol-dependent enzyme: MPTRESRAGGAAPAAPVLLDVLAEAQDAFARLLADADPDAPVAACPGWTVTDLVLHLGAVHVWAAGMARGTDSDEEGAPGPREPVALQARYREQAGTLLGTLRALGPDAPGLTLLGPGPASFWHRRQVHETLVHLHDLAAAAGAEHPVTDPSLWADTVDEVVTVMLPRQVRLGRTTLPEVAVRLAAPDAGRTWLLGVAEAGPAAEVAGPSRALALLLWGRTTADDPALRVAGDRAALRAALGRALTP; this comes from the coding sequence ATGCCGACGCGCGAGTCCCGAGCCGGCGGCGCCGCGCCCGCCGCACCCGTGCTGCTCGACGTGCTCGCCGAGGCGCAGGACGCGTTCGCCCGGCTGCTCGCCGACGCCGACCCTGACGCGCCGGTCGCGGCCTGCCCCGGCTGGACCGTCACCGACCTCGTCCTGCACCTCGGCGCCGTCCACGTGTGGGCGGCCGGCATGGCGCGCGGCACGGACAGCGACGAGGAGGGCGCGCCGGGGCCCCGTGAGCCGGTCGCCCTGCAGGCGCGGTACCGGGAGCAGGCCGGGACGTTGCTCGGCACGCTGCGCGCACTCGGGCCGGACGCCCCCGGCCTCACGCTCCTCGGCCCGGGCCCCGCGTCGTTCTGGCACCGGCGCCAGGTGCACGAGACGCTCGTCCACCTGCACGACCTCGCCGCAGCCGCCGGCGCGGAGCACCCCGTGACCGACCCGTCGCTCTGGGCCGACACGGTCGACGAGGTCGTCACCGTGATGCTGCCCCGGCAGGTCCGGCTGGGTCGCACCACGCTGCCCGAGGTCGCCGTCCGCCTCGCCGCGCCGGACGCGGGCAGGACGTGGCTGCTCGGCGTCGCGGAGGCCGGCCCCGCCGCCGAGGTGGCCGGACCCTCCCGCGCGCTCGCGCTGCTGCTCTGGGGCCGCACGACCGCGGACGACCCCGCGCTCCGGGTCGCCGGGGACCGGGCCGCCCTTCGTGCCGCGCTCGGCCGGGCTCTCACGCCGTAG
- the holA gene encoding DNA polymerase III subunit delta, producing the protein MPPASTSAPRRTSRGGARSSAPAGLAWDEVVLAPVVLVTGAEELLADRAVERLVALARERDPEVEVTRVDGAAYTAGELTLVTSPSLFAEDRLVVVEGVEKATDDLILDATAYVSTPQSDVVLVLRHGGGQRGKRLLDAVRAAGHPVAACEPLKKDADKVAFVTQELRRARRRMEPRAVRSLVDAVGSDLRELAAACTQLVSDTTGVISVEVVERYYGGRIEATGFRVADAAVEGASGEAVALLRHAFATGVDPVPLVAALAARLRVLAKVSAVRGRGSGAERELGLAPWQLDRSRRELAHWTPEGLAQAITAVAQADAEVKGAGRDPHFAVERAVLRIAASVRR; encoded by the coding sequence GTGCCACCCGCCTCGACCTCCGCCCCGCGCCGCACCTCCCGTGGCGGCGCCCGGTCGTCAGCTCCCGCAGGCCTTGCGTGGGACGAGGTCGTCCTCGCGCCGGTGGTGCTCGTGACCGGCGCGGAGGAGCTCCTCGCGGACCGCGCGGTGGAGCGCCTCGTCGCGCTCGCCCGGGAGCGCGACCCGGAGGTCGAGGTGACGCGTGTCGACGGCGCGGCGTACACGGCCGGGGAGCTGACCCTCGTGACCAGCCCCTCGTTGTTCGCCGAGGACCGCCTCGTGGTCGTGGAGGGCGTGGAGAAGGCGACCGACGACCTGATCCTCGACGCGACGGCCTACGTCTCCACCCCCCAGTCGGACGTCGTCCTGGTGCTGCGGCACGGCGGCGGCCAGCGCGGCAAGCGGCTGCTCGACGCGGTCCGGGCGGCGGGGCACCCGGTGGCGGCGTGCGAGCCGCTCAAGAAGGACGCGGACAAGGTCGCGTTCGTCACCCAGGAGCTCCGGCGGGCGCGCCGGCGCATGGAGCCACGGGCGGTGCGGTCGCTCGTGGACGCGGTGGGCAGCGACCTGCGCGAGCTCGCGGCGGCGTGCACCCAGCTGGTCTCCGACACCACGGGCGTGATCAGCGTCGAGGTCGTCGAGCGCTACTACGGAGGCCGTATCGAGGCGACGGGCTTCCGCGTCGCCGACGCGGCCGTCGAGGGGGCCTCCGGTGAGGCCGTCGCGCTCCTCCGGCACGCCTTCGCCACCGGCGTCGACCCGGTCCCGCTCGTCGCCGCGCTCGCCGCCCGCCTCCGCGTGCTCGCCAAGGTCTCGGCGGTCCGGGGGCGCGGTTCCGGTGCGGAGCGCGAGCTCGGCCTCGCGCCCTGGCAGCTCGACCGGTCGCGTCGTGAGCTGGCTCACTGGACCCCCGAGGGGCTGGCGCAGGCGATCACGGCGGTGGCGCAGGCGGACGCCGAGGTCAAGGGCGCGGGCCGGGACCCGCACTTCGCCGTCGAACGTGCGGTCCTGCGGATCGCGGCGTCCGTCCGACGCTGA
- a CDS encoding helix-turn-helix domain-containing protein → MTTIADRVRQARLAAGLSQTALAGDALSPSYISLIESGRREPTDAALGIIAERLGSTVDYLKHGDEGPAEARARLALDYARLDLVSGEATSARDRILALDLEPVSRQVRVDARLALAQAHEMAGDLESAVGVLEPLLSQARAEGHHLDAAAAATALVASYVESGDLGRAIELGDRQLAELEDAGLTGTDEHLRLGSTTLWAYVERGDLLYATHRAAELIRQAESLGTPRGRGSVYWNAALVAEQRHDYALAKRYTERALALLGEGEVSRDIPRLRLNYAWLLLRSDPAEPAMALEQLERAAPELAVSGSEVEMARLDVERSRAHLMQGDPIAAERFARGALERLGDQPRLESSAAQLALGDALHARGEVPAASRAYRWAADMLGMMSASRQSAAVWRELGDRFLGHGDVTGAAQAFDRALREAGFRPAVPAVLWEAWSAVAQD, encoded by the coding sequence ATGACGACCATTGCTGACCGCGTCCGCCAGGCGCGGTTGGCCGCTGGGCTCTCCCAGACGGCCCTCGCAGGCGACGCGCTCTCGCCGAGCTACATCTCGTTGATCGAGTCCGGCCGCCGGGAGCCCACCGACGCCGCACTCGGGATCATCGCCGAGCGGCTCGGCTCGACCGTGGACTACCTCAAGCACGGCGACGAGGGGCCGGCAGAGGCCCGCGCCCGGCTCGCACTGGACTACGCGCGCCTCGACCTCGTGTCGGGTGAGGCTACCTCCGCCCGCGACAGGATCCTCGCGCTCGACCTCGAGCCCGTCTCGAGGCAGGTCCGCGTCGATGCGCGTCTCGCGCTCGCCCAGGCCCACGAGATGGCCGGCGACCTCGAGTCGGCCGTCGGCGTCCTCGAGCCGCTCCTGAGCCAGGCCCGTGCCGAGGGGCACCACCTCGACGCCGCCGCCGCCGCGACCGCCCTCGTCGCCTCCTACGTGGAGTCCGGCGACCTCGGGCGGGCGATCGAGCTCGGTGACCGCCAGCTCGCCGAACTGGAGGACGCCGGGCTCACCGGGACCGACGAGCACCTGCGGCTCGGGTCGACGACGCTGTGGGCGTACGTCGAGCGCGGCGACCTGCTCTACGCGACGCACCGCGCCGCCGAGCTGATCCGCCAGGCGGAGTCGCTCGGGACGCCGCGCGGCCGCGGGTCCGTGTACTGGAACGCCGCGCTCGTGGCCGAGCAGCGGCACGACTACGCGCTGGCGAAGCGCTACACGGAGCGCGCCCTCGCGCTGCTGGGCGAGGGGGAGGTCAGCCGTGACATCCCGCGTCTCCGGCTGAACTACGCGTGGCTCCTGCTGCGCAGCGATCCGGCCGAGCCGGCGATGGCGCTCGAGCAGCTCGAGCGCGCCGCTCCGGAGCTCGCGGTGTCCGGCTCCGAGGTGGAGATGGCGCGCCTGGATGTCGAGCGGTCCCGCGCCCACCTCATGCAGGGGGACCCGATCGCGGCCGAGCGCTTTGCGCGGGGCGCCCTCGAGCGGCTGGGCGACCAGCCGCGTCTCGAGAGCAGTGCCGCGCAGCTCGCGCTCGGCGACGCGCTGCACGCGCGCGGCGAGGTGCCGGCTGCATCTCGTGCGTACCGCTGGGCTGCCGACATGCTCGGCATGATGTCCGCGTCGCGGCAGTCCGCTGCTGTCTGGCGCGAGCTCGGCGACCGGTTCCTCGGGCACGGGGACGTCACGGGCGCGGCGCAGGCGTTCGACCGGGCGCTGCGCGAGGCGGGCTTCCGGCCCGCGGTCCCCGCGGTGCTCTGGGAGGCGTGGAGCGCGGTGGCGCAGGACTGA
- a CDS encoding ComEC/Rec2 family competence protein, translating into MGVLLLTTAGQVRARESGDLRALAEARSSVRLTGVVRSTPAPLGDPSDAHPGNRDGSGRSPPSRVRFLLAVTEVVATTGRPDHDGRSGGHGLRTRAAVEVVAPGSAAGLRYGTVVTVLARLVPARHTADRAVARARATVAPRVRGGPPAPLVVSERLRAGLGELSADLPGDAGRLLPAVAVGDTRGVGDLEQAMRDSGLAHLTAVSGAHFSLLGAVVLALAARLHVPRRWRWLPTAAVMAGFVALVHPAASVVRAAVMGGVGLLGLAAGRPSRTVPALGCAVVVLLVVDPWLARDLGFVLSVVATAGIAVLAAPLAHRWRDAGSRAARGQASWLALACAVPVAAQAVCAPVVLLLSPQVPVYSVPANLLAAPAVAPATVGGLVAAVLGPWWPDGAAWAAGVAGAACWWIAGVARTAAGLPGSLVTWAGGPVGVLLLAAASAASVVLVLRCRRRVAP; encoded by the coding sequence GTGGGAGTCCTGCTCCTCACGACCGCCGGTCAGGTCCGTGCCCGCGAGTCGGGGGACCTGCGCGCGCTCGCCGAGGCGCGCTCGTCCGTCCGGTTGACGGGCGTCGTCCGGAGCACGCCGGCGCCGCTCGGCGATCCGTCCGACGCCCACCCGGGGAACCGCGACGGCAGTGGCCGGTCGCCGCCGAGCCGGGTCCGCTTCCTGCTCGCGGTGACCGAGGTGGTGGCGACCACCGGACGCCCGGATCATGACGGGCGATCCGGTGGACACGGGCTGCGGACCCGCGCCGCCGTGGAGGTCGTCGCGCCCGGCTCGGCTGCTGGACTGCGCTACGGCACCGTCGTGACGGTGCTCGCGCGGCTCGTGCCGGCACGCCACACGGCGGACCGCGCGGTCGCCCGGGCGCGCGCCACCGTCGCTCCGCGGGTCCGGGGCGGCCCACCGGCGCCGCTCGTCGTCTCGGAACGCCTCCGGGCCGGTCTCGGTGAGCTGTCCGCCGACCTCCCCGGAGACGCCGGGCGGTTGCTGCCCGCGGTCGCGGTCGGGGACACGCGCGGCGTCGGCGACCTGGAGCAGGCGATGCGCGACTCGGGGCTCGCGCACCTCACGGCGGTCTCCGGGGCGCACTTCTCGCTGCTCGGTGCGGTGGTCCTGGCGCTCGCGGCCAGGCTGCACGTCCCGCGCCGCTGGCGGTGGCTGCCGACCGCGGCCGTGATGGCGGGTTTCGTCGCTCTCGTCCACCCGGCCGCGAGCGTGGTGCGGGCTGCCGTGATGGGAGGCGTCGGGCTCCTCGGCCTGGCCGCCGGGCGCCCGTCCCGGACCGTGCCGGCGCTGGGCTGCGCGGTCGTCGTGCTGCTCGTCGTCGACCCGTGGCTCGCCCGTGACCTGGGCTTCGTCCTGTCCGTGGTCGCGACCGCGGGCATCGCCGTGCTCGCGGCCCCGCTCGCACACCGGTGGCGGGACGCGGGATCGCGGGCGGCGCGGGGGCAGGCGTCCTGGCTGGCGCTGGCGTGCGCGGTGCCGGTCGCCGCCCAGGCGGTCTGCGCTCCGGTCGTCCTCCTGCTCTCGCCGCAGGTGCCGGTCTACTCCGTCCCCGCCAACCTCCTCGCCGCGCCCGCTGTCGCCCCGGCCACCGTGGGCGGGCTGGTCGCGGCCGTCCTCGGACCCTGGTGGCCGGACGGTGCGGCGTGGGCTGCGGGCGTCGCCGGGGCGGCCTGCTGGTGGATCGCCGGGGTCGCGCGGACGGCTGCGGGCCTCCCCGGTTCGCTCGTGACCTGGGCGGGCGGCCCGGTGGGCGTCCTGCTGCTGGCGGCGGCGTCGGCCGCGTCGGTGGTGCTGGTCCTGCGCTGTCGGCGGCGCGTGGCACCCTAG
- a CDS encoding DegV family protein — protein MLRRDVAAPAAGGGVPDGRPLPPRVAVVTDSTSCLTAADAQAWGVAVVPLDVAADGERYRDGVDLGPGDLAALLTAGRRLTTSQPPPAAFARAYEAAASRGAAEVVSVHLSGELSGTVRAAGLAAQLAPLPVHVVDSRSAGMGLGFAALAAAEAASGDAWGGQPDGATVAAAAEQVGRSTAAWFVVDSLDHLRRGGRLSGAAAAFGTVLGLRPVLTLRDGRIEVAERVRTRRAARDRLHDLVVAEARRRGPGVRLAVQHLERTDDAEALAARVGATLGTADVLVREVGAVLGGHLGVGALAVTVTDR, from the coding sequence ATGCTGCGGCGGGACGTCGCCGCGCCCGCCGCCGGCGGCGGGGTGCCCGACGGCCGACCCCTGCCGCCGCGTGTCGCCGTGGTGACCGACTCGACGTCGTGCCTGACCGCCGCGGACGCCCAGGCATGGGGGGTCGCCGTGGTGCCTCTCGACGTCGCCGCCGACGGTGAGCGCTACCGCGACGGGGTCGACCTGGGGCCCGGTGACCTCGCCGCGCTGCTGACCGCGGGGCGCCGGCTCACGACCTCGCAGCCACCCCCCGCGGCGTTCGCCCGGGCCTACGAGGCCGCCGCCTCCCGCGGCGCGGCCGAGGTCGTCTCGGTGCACCTCTCGGGCGAGCTGTCCGGGACGGTGCGGGCCGCCGGGCTCGCGGCGCAGCTCGCCCCGCTGCCCGTGCACGTGGTGGACTCCCGCTCCGCCGGGATGGGCCTCGGTTTCGCGGCGCTCGCCGCCGCCGAGGCGGCGTCCGGGGACGCCTGGGGCGGACAGCCCGACGGGGCGACCGTCGCCGCCGCGGCCGAGCAGGTCGGGCGCTCGACGGCCGCCTGGTTCGTCGTGGACTCGCTGGATCACCTGCGCCGGGGTGGGCGGCTGTCCGGGGCGGCCGCGGCGTTCGGGACCGTGCTCGGCCTGCGTCCCGTGCTGACGCTGCGCGACGGCCGCATCGAGGTCGCCGAGCGGGTCCGGACCCGCCGCGCGGCACGGGACAGGCTGCACGACCTCGTGGTGGCCGAGGCGCGCCGCCGCGGACCGGGGGTGCGGCTCGCCGTCCAGCACCTGGAGCGCACGGACGATGCCGAGGCACTCGCGGCACGGGTGGGTGCGACGCTCGGCACCGCTGACGTCCTGGTGCGCGAGGTCGGTGCGGTGCTCGGTGGCCACCTCGGCGTGGGGGCACTGGCGGTGACGGTCACCGACCGCTGA
- a CDS encoding ComEA family DNA-binding protein, giving the protein MGDDQEPWHRDGGRVLGAVRWRVTPRVAAAAVLALALVGGAVALRAASAPSAPAVALPEPSATAPPPPTSVPSVAVVRVHVVGRVAVPGVVELPSGSRVADAVAAAGGALPDADLAVVNLAAVVADGTQVRVPAPGEPVPAADQAGTGVDAPSGGAPGGQGPGGQVDLNTASATELEALPGIGPVLAERIVAWRTEHGTFADVEALEDVPGIGPALLAGLRDRARV; this is encoded by the coding sequence GTGGGAGACGACCAGGAGCCCTGGCACCGCGACGGCGGCCGGGTCCTCGGTGCCGTCCGCTGGAGGGTCACCCCGCGGGTGGCGGCCGCCGCCGTGCTCGCCCTCGCCCTCGTCGGGGGCGCGGTCGCGTTGCGCGCCGCCTCGGCGCCCAGTGCTCCCGCCGTGGCCCTGCCCGAGCCCTCGGCCACGGCTCCGCCGCCCCCCACGAGCGTCCCGTCGGTCGCGGTCGTGCGGGTCCACGTCGTCGGTCGGGTGGCCGTCCCCGGCGTCGTGGAGCTGCCGTCGGGCTCGCGTGTCGCGGATGCCGTCGCCGCCGCGGGCGGGGCGCTCCCGGACGCCGACCTCGCGGTCGTCAACCTCGCCGCGGTCGTCGCCGACGGCACCCAGGTGCGGGTGCCCGCCCCCGGAGAGCCCGTGCCGGCCGCGGACCAGGCCGGCACGGGCGTCGACGCGCCCTCCGGAGGGGCACCCGGGGGACAGGGGCCCGGGGGACAGGTCGACCTCAACACGGCGAGCGCGACCGAGCTCGAGGCGCTGCCCGGTATCGGCCCGGTCCTGGCGGAGCGGATCGTCGCGTGGCGCACCGAGCACGGGACGTTCGCCGACGTGGAGGCGCTCGAGGACGTCCCGGGCATCGGCCCGGCGCTGCTCGCCGGTCTGCGCGACCGGGCGCGGGTGTGA
- the rpsT gene encoding 30S ribosomal protein S20, with translation MANIKSQIKRIRTNEKARLRNKAVKSELKTYVRRVREAVAGGDKDAATTALTAASKKLDKAVSKGVIHANQAANKKSALAKAVNTL, from the coding sequence GTGGCCAACATCAAGTCCCAGATCAAGCGGATCCGCACCAACGAGAAGGCGCGCCTGCGCAACAAGGCCGTCAAGTCCGAGCTGAAGACCTACGTGCGCCGCGTGCGCGAGGCCGTCGCCGGCGGCGACAAGGACGCGGCGACCACCGCGCTCACCGCCGCGTCGAAGAAGCTCGACAAGGCCGTCTCGAAGGGCGTCATCCACGCCAACCAGGCCGCGAACAAGAAGTCCGCGCTGGCCAAGGCTGTCAACACGCTCTGA
- a CDS encoding EAL domain-containing protein, which produces MTRGQGEAERRLAAEIDAAIPDALRREWDRRVAREQVVIGRQGIFSPRLHPFGYELGFRVPGAAAADAAAWSELQHERATSAVLRATFGRADVDEVGHGRWLFVRCPRAFLVGDLHLPARPDRLVVEIAAGTRIDGDVLRGVRHLREQGFRVALAGFVSRADQRALLPQADFVKIDARDLDVEGEPVVDLARSHGALLVAEFVESSEELRAGRRLGFDLYQGNLLERSLLLDRSSAPLLGPDHDSIGRYL; this is translated from the coding sequence ATGACCAGGGGACAGGGCGAAGCGGAGCGGCGGCTCGCCGCCGAGATCGACGCAGCGATCCCGGACGCGTTGCGACGCGAGTGGGACCGTCGTGTGGCCCGCGAGCAGGTCGTCATCGGCCGCCAGGGGATCTTCTCGCCACGACTGCACCCCTTCGGCTACGAGCTCGGCTTCCGTGTCCCCGGGGCGGCGGCCGCGGACGCCGCGGCCTGGTCGGAGCTGCAGCACGAGCGAGCCACCAGCGCCGTCCTCCGGGCGACGTTCGGCCGCGCGGACGTCGACGAGGTCGGGCACGGCCGGTGGTTGTTCGTCCGCTGCCCCCGTGCGTTCCTGGTGGGAGACCTGCACCTGCCTGCACGCCCCGACCGGCTCGTCGTCGAGATCGCCGCGGGCACCCGCATCGACGGCGACGTGCTGCGGGGGGTCCGCCACCTGCGCGAGCAGGGCTTCCGCGTCGCGCTCGCCGGGTTCGTGTCGCGCGCCGACCAGCGCGCGCTGCTCCCCCAGGCCGACTTCGTGAAGATCGACGCACGGGACCTCGACGTCGAAGGCGAGCCCGTCGTGGACCTGGCCCGGTCGCACGGCGCGCTGCTGGTCGCGGAGTTCGTCGAGTCGTCGGAGGAGCTGCGCGCCGGCCGCCGCCTCGGCTTCGACCTCTACCAGGGCAACCTGCTCGAGCGCAGCCTGCTGCTCGACCGGTCGTCGGCACCGCTGCTCGGCCCCGACCACGACTCGATCGGCCGGTACCTCTAG